A stretch of the Cuculus canorus isolate bCucCan1 chromosome 15, bCucCan1.pri, whole genome shotgun sequence genome encodes the following:
- the ANKS3 gene encoding ankyrin repeat and SAM domain-containing protein 3 isoform X1, with protein sequence MSELSDEASESELLSRSLSMWHGVGQMICREELDVPLDLHTASSVGQYEVVQECIQRGDLDLNKRNCGGWTPLMYASYIGHDTIVHLLLEAGVNVNIPTPEGQTPLMLASSCGNESVAYFLLQQGAELEMKDIHGWTALFHCTSAGHQQMVKFLLDNGANANCKEPVYGYTPLMEAAASGHEIIVQYLLNHGVKADVRDNTGATARTLAMKYGHTKIVGLIDLHAAPVPKVFCRGPGKYEELSSSDESCSAPQRQRPVRRTKGPSIHDGPQALAKITAVGIGGKKQSRYEQVPPQGYVTFKDDGSCEAGDIRNRDVTSPINEQDVESSSSREDNICFINNLATIRSSSSSSECLTKALGVSSEGSLESNEDSDHANSPPSRKHAKSFKIKNRYSNSDSQWSHCPGKAGGSAQPLILPEPPAYTGPQDLATFLEQIGCLKYLQVFEEQDVDLRIFLTLTESDLKEIGITLFGPKRKMTSAIARWHSNARPPSDALELAYADRLEAEMQELAIQLHKRCEEVEVMKGQVCQEKKLRAVAESCLMERDETWNAIQRQLREAQAITKDAGVLLDQIKSCQAELSSRLTQEQAVSRVPDTKMQLGTAESSRPGERPVLEGWPPSLKSLSLPELSAVLEECVGEMGKALQTVTQSLQRLQGPGQSWLEP encoded by the exons ATGTCAGAGCTGAGCGATGAAGCCAGTGAGTCGGAGCTGCTGAGCCGCAGCCTTTCCATGTGGCATGGCGTTGGCCAGATGATCTGTCGGGAAGAGCTGGATGTTCCTCTGGACTTGCACACGGCCTCCTCTGTCGGGCAATATGAAGTGGTGCAGGAGTGCATTCAGCG AGGAGATCTGGATTTAAACAAGAGGAATTGTGGTGGCTGGACTCCACTGATGTATGCCTCCTACATTGGCCATGACACCATTGTCCACCTGCTGCTGGAAGCAGGAGTGAACGTGAACATCCCGACACCAGAGGGGCAGACGCCGCTCATGCTGGCCTCCAGTTGTGGAAATGAAAGTGTTGCTTACTTTCTTCTACAG CAAGGCGCAGAGCTGGAGATGAAGGACATCCATGGCTGGACTGCCTTGTTTCACTGCACCAGCGCTGGACATCAGCAGATGGTCAAGTTCTTGCTGGACAACGGGGCAAACGCCAATTGCAA GGAGCCTGTGTATGGATATACGCCTCTGATGGAAGCGGCTGCTTCTGGCCATGAGATAATTGTTCAGTACCTTCTCAATCAT GGAGTGAAGGCAGATGTCAGAGATAACACTGGAGCGACAGCACGGACACTGGCCATGAAGTACGGGCATACAAAGATTGTGGGGCTGATAGATTTGCATGCAGCGCCAGTGCCCAAGGTCTTCTGCAGGGGTCCAG GAAAATATGAAGAGCTGAGTTCCTCAGATGAATCATGTTCCGCTCCCCAGAGACAGAGACCCGTGCGTAGGACCAAGGGTCCCAGCATCCATGATGGGCCCCAGGCTTTGGCAAAGATAACAGCAGTTGGAATCGGGGGAAAGAAGCAGTCTCGCTACG AGCAGGTCCCTCCTCAGGGCTATGTTACCTTTAAAGACGATGGCAGCTGCGAAGCGGGTGATATCCGGAACCGGGATGTTACCTCTCCAATTAACGAGCAGGAtgtggagagcagcagcagcaggg AGGATAACATTTGCTTCATCAACAACTTGGCAACcatcaggagcagcagcagcagcagtgaatgCTTGACAAAAGCCCTGGGAGTCAGCAGTGAAGGCTCCTTGGAAAGCAATGAG gatTCTGACCATGCAAACAGCCCTCCGAGTCGGAAACATGCCAAGAGCTTTAAGATCAAGAACCGCTACAGCAACAGTGACAGCCAGTGGAGCCACTGCCCAGGGAAAGCTGGGGGCTCTGCTCAGCCCCTCATCCTTCCCGAGCCCCCTGCCTACACAGGGCCACAG GATCTGGCAACGTTCCTTGAGCAGATTGGGTGCCTGAAGTATTTGCAAGTGTTTGAGGAGCAAGATGTGGACCTCCGGATCTTCCTGACCCTCACAGAGAGTGATCTGAAGGAAATAGGCATCAC TCTGTTTGGACCCAAGAGGAAGATGACTTCTGCCATTGCCCGATGGCACAGCAACGCTCGGCCGCCCAGTGATGCCCTGGAGCTGGCCTACGCGGATCGGCTGGAGGCTGAGATGCAGGAACTGGCCATTCAGCTGCACAAG AGGTGTGAAGAGGTGGAGGTGATGAAGGGCCAAGTTTGCCAGGAGAAGAAGCTACGTGCAGTTGCTGAGAGCTGTTTGATGGAGCGGGATGAGACCTGGAATGCCATCCAACGCCAGCTCAGAGAGGCGCAGGCCATCACCAAGGATGCTGGAGTCCTGCTGGATCAGATCAA ATCCTGTCAAGCAGAGCTGTCCTCCCGGCTAACCCAAGAGCAGGCAGTCAGCAGAGTGCCAGACACAAAGATGCAGCTGGGAACCGCTGAGAGCAGTCGGCCTGGTGAGCGTCCAG TGCTTGAAGGATGGCCACCTTCCTTGAAGTCTCTGAGCTTGCCTGAGCTGTCAGCTGTCCTGGAGGAATGTGTGGGAGAAATGG GAAAAGCTCTGCAGACTGTGACTCAAAGCCTCCAAAGGCTCCAAggcccagggcagagctggcttGAGCCGTAA
- the ANKS3 gene encoding ankyrin repeat and SAM domain-containing protein 3 isoform X3, producing the protein MKDIHGWTALFHCTSAGHQQMVKFLLDNGANANCKEPVYGYTPLMEAAASGHEIIVQYLLNHGVKADVRDNTGATARTLAMKYGHTKIVGLIDLHAAPVPKVFCRGPGKYEELSSSDESCSAPQRQRPVRRTKGPSIHDGPQALAKITAVGIGGKKQSRYEQVPPQGYVTFKDDGSCEAGDIRNRDVTSPINEQDVESSSSREDNICFINNLATIRSSSSSSECLTKALGVSSEGSLESNEDSDHANSPPSRKHAKSFKIKNRYSNSDSQWSHCPGKAGGSAQPLILPEPPAYTGPQDLATFLEQIGCLKYLQVFEEQDVDLRIFLTLTESDLKEIGITLFGPKRKMTSAIARWHSNARPPSDALELAYADRLEAEMQELAIQLHKRCEEVEVMKGQVCQEKKLRAVAESCLMERDETWNAIQRQLREAQAITKDAGVLLDQIKSCQAELSSRLTQEQAVSRVPDTKMQLGTAESSRPGERPVLEGWPPSLKSLSLPELSAVLEECVGEMGKALQTVTQSLQRLQGPGQSWLEP; encoded by the exons ATGAAGGACATCCATGGCTGGACTGCCTTGTTTCACTGCACCAGCGCTGGACATCAGCAGATGGTCAAGTTCTTGCTGGACAACGGGGCAAACGCCAATTGCAA GGAGCCTGTGTATGGATATACGCCTCTGATGGAAGCGGCTGCTTCTGGCCATGAGATAATTGTTCAGTACCTTCTCAATCAT GGAGTGAAGGCAGATGTCAGAGATAACACTGGAGCGACAGCACGGACACTGGCCATGAAGTACGGGCATACAAAGATTGTGGGGCTGATAGATTTGCATGCAGCGCCAGTGCCCAAGGTCTTCTGCAGGGGTCCAG GAAAATATGAAGAGCTGAGTTCCTCAGATGAATCATGTTCCGCTCCCCAGAGACAGAGACCCGTGCGTAGGACCAAGGGTCCCAGCATCCATGATGGGCCCCAGGCTTTGGCAAAGATAACAGCAGTTGGAATCGGGGGAAAGAAGCAGTCTCGCTACG AGCAGGTCCCTCCTCAGGGCTATGTTACCTTTAAAGACGATGGCAGCTGCGAAGCGGGTGATATCCGGAACCGGGATGTTACCTCTCCAATTAACGAGCAGGAtgtggagagcagcagcagcaggg AGGATAACATTTGCTTCATCAACAACTTGGCAACcatcaggagcagcagcagcagcagtgaatgCTTGACAAAAGCCCTGGGAGTCAGCAGTGAAGGCTCCTTGGAAAGCAATGAG gatTCTGACCATGCAAACAGCCCTCCGAGTCGGAAACATGCCAAGAGCTTTAAGATCAAGAACCGCTACAGCAACAGTGACAGCCAGTGGAGCCACTGCCCAGGGAAAGCTGGGGGCTCTGCTCAGCCCCTCATCCTTCCCGAGCCCCCTGCCTACACAGGGCCACAG GATCTGGCAACGTTCCTTGAGCAGATTGGGTGCCTGAAGTATTTGCAAGTGTTTGAGGAGCAAGATGTGGACCTCCGGATCTTCCTGACCCTCACAGAGAGTGATCTGAAGGAAATAGGCATCAC TCTGTTTGGACCCAAGAGGAAGATGACTTCTGCCATTGCCCGATGGCACAGCAACGCTCGGCCGCCCAGTGATGCCCTGGAGCTGGCCTACGCGGATCGGCTGGAGGCTGAGATGCAGGAACTGGCCATTCAGCTGCACAAG AGGTGTGAAGAGGTGGAGGTGATGAAGGGCCAAGTTTGCCAGGAGAAGAAGCTACGTGCAGTTGCTGAGAGCTGTTTGATGGAGCGGGATGAGACCTGGAATGCCATCCAACGCCAGCTCAGAGAGGCGCAGGCCATCACCAAGGATGCTGGAGTCCTGCTGGATCAGATCAA ATCCTGTCAAGCAGAGCTGTCCTCCCGGCTAACCCAAGAGCAGGCAGTCAGCAGAGTGCCAGACACAAAGATGCAGCTGGGAACCGCTGAGAGCAGTCGGCCTGGTGAGCGTCCAG TGCTTGAAGGATGGCCACCTTCCTTGAAGTCTCTGAGCTTGCCTGAGCTGTCAGCTGTCCTGGAGGAATGTGTGGGAGAAATGG GAAAAGCTCTGCAGACTGTGACTCAAAGCCTCCAAAGGCTCCAAggcccagggcagagctggcttGAGCCGTAA
- the ANKS3 gene encoding ankyrin repeat and SAM domain-containing protein 3 isoform X2 produces MSELSDEASESELLSRSLSMWHGVGQMICREELDVPLDLHTASSVGQYEVVQECIQRGDLDLNKRNCGGWTPLMYASYIGHDTIVHLLLEAGVNVNIPTPEGQTPLMLASSCGNESVAYFLLQQGAELEMKDIHGWTALFHCTSAGHQQMVKFLLDNGANANCKEPVYGYTPLMEAAASGHEIIVQYLLNHGVKADVRDNTGATARTLAMKYGHTKIVGLIDLHAAPVPKVFCRGPGKYEELSSSDESCSAPQRQRPVRRTKGPSIHDGPQALAKITAVGIGGKKQSRYEQVPPQGYVTFKDDGSCEAGDIRNRDVTSPINEQDVESSSSREDNICFINNLATIRSSSSSSECLTKALGVSSEGSLESNEDSDHANSPPSRKHAKSFKIKNRYSNSDSQWSHCPGKAGGSAQPLILPEPPAYTGPQDLATFLEQIGCLKYLQVFEEQDVDLRIFLTLTESDLKEIGITLFGPKRKMTSAIARWHSNARPPSDALELAYADRLEAEMQELAIQLHKRCEEVEVMKGQVCQEKKLRAVAESCLMERDETWNAIQRQLREAQAITKDAGVLLDQINSSVDRGRDCCGDGAQWRAPQAMSGAHLPLPGKEQGAVCNPGR; encoded by the exons ATGTCAGAGCTGAGCGATGAAGCCAGTGAGTCGGAGCTGCTGAGCCGCAGCCTTTCCATGTGGCATGGCGTTGGCCAGATGATCTGTCGGGAAGAGCTGGATGTTCCTCTGGACTTGCACACGGCCTCCTCTGTCGGGCAATATGAAGTGGTGCAGGAGTGCATTCAGCG AGGAGATCTGGATTTAAACAAGAGGAATTGTGGTGGCTGGACTCCACTGATGTATGCCTCCTACATTGGCCATGACACCATTGTCCACCTGCTGCTGGAAGCAGGAGTGAACGTGAACATCCCGACACCAGAGGGGCAGACGCCGCTCATGCTGGCCTCCAGTTGTGGAAATGAAAGTGTTGCTTACTTTCTTCTACAG CAAGGCGCAGAGCTGGAGATGAAGGACATCCATGGCTGGACTGCCTTGTTTCACTGCACCAGCGCTGGACATCAGCAGATGGTCAAGTTCTTGCTGGACAACGGGGCAAACGCCAATTGCAA GGAGCCTGTGTATGGATATACGCCTCTGATGGAAGCGGCTGCTTCTGGCCATGAGATAATTGTTCAGTACCTTCTCAATCAT GGAGTGAAGGCAGATGTCAGAGATAACACTGGAGCGACAGCACGGACACTGGCCATGAAGTACGGGCATACAAAGATTGTGGGGCTGATAGATTTGCATGCAGCGCCAGTGCCCAAGGTCTTCTGCAGGGGTCCAG GAAAATATGAAGAGCTGAGTTCCTCAGATGAATCATGTTCCGCTCCCCAGAGACAGAGACCCGTGCGTAGGACCAAGGGTCCCAGCATCCATGATGGGCCCCAGGCTTTGGCAAAGATAACAGCAGTTGGAATCGGGGGAAAGAAGCAGTCTCGCTACG AGCAGGTCCCTCCTCAGGGCTATGTTACCTTTAAAGACGATGGCAGCTGCGAAGCGGGTGATATCCGGAACCGGGATGTTACCTCTCCAATTAACGAGCAGGAtgtggagagcagcagcagcaggg AGGATAACATTTGCTTCATCAACAACTTGGCAACcatcaggagcagcagcagcagcagtgaatgCTTGACAAAAGCCCTGGGAGTCAGCAGTGAAGGCTCCTTGGAAAGCAATGAG gatTCTGACCATGCAAACAGCCCTCCGAGTCGGAAACATGCCAAGAGCTTTAAGATCAAGAACCGCTACAGCAACAGTGACAGCCAGTGGAGCCACTGCCCAGGGAAAGCTGGGGGCTCTGCTCAGCCCCTCATCCTTCCCGAGCCCCCTGCCTACACAGGGCCACAG GATCTGGCAACGTTCCTTGAGCAGATTGGGTGCCTGAAGTATTTGCAAGTGTTTGAGGAGCAAGATGTGGACCTCCGGATCTTCCTGACCCTCACAGAGAGTGATCTGAAGGAAATAGGCATCAC TCTGTTTGGACCCAAGAGGAAGATGACTTCTGCCATTGCCCGATGGCACAGCAACGCTCGGCCGCCCAGTGATGCCCTGGAGCTGGCCTACGCGGATCGGCTGGAGGCTGAGATGCAGGAACTGGCCATTCAGCTGCACAAG AGGTGTGAAGAGGTGGAGGTGATGAAGGGCCAAGTTTGCCAGGAGAAGAAGCTACGTGCAGTTGCTGAGAGCTGTTTGATGGAGCGGGATGAGACCTGGAATGCCATCCAACGCCAGCTCAGAGAGGCGCAGGCCATCACCAAGGATGCTGGAGTCCTGCTGGATCAGATCAA CTCCTCTGTGGACAGAGGCAGAGATTGCTGTGGAGATGGGGCGCAGTGGAGAGCGCCCCAAGCTATGTCTGGGGcacatcttcctcttcctggGAAGGAACAAGGAGCAGTTTGTAACCCAGGGCGTTAG